One window of Corallococcus caeni genomic DNA carries:
- a CDS encoding sigma-54-dependent transcriptional regulator, translated as MPSSARILVVDDHEEMGQMLKEPLTDAGYRVDLSTGGADAIAQLKARVYDVVLCDLRMEEVDGLDVLAAARRHDPELPVLLMTAFGAVESAVEAMKRGAWHYLTKPFRLDEVLLHVGRALEARRLKTEHRDLKRQVAQRNGLGALLGHSVPMRTLYELIDRVAASEAPVLIRGESGSGKELVARALHSEGPRSPAPFVAVNCTALPHALLESELFGHIKGAFSGATTTRRGLFLEADGGTLFLDEIGDMPPELQAKLLRVLQDGEVRAVGADGSRRVDVRILAATHQDLDARVKEGRFRADLFYRLNVVSLRVPPLRERTEDIPKLAEHFVAQARARNPRSPVTTLAPEVVATLARMPWPGNVRELENLVERLVVLGAQPTVDLAQLKLHTTDAAPEAHPLAAAHGQVVPLRQLEGEYIAWVVARCGGNKTRAAELLGIDVSTIHRRERTDSGVSQR; from the coding sequence ATGCCGTCTAGCGCGCGCATCCTCGTGGTGGATGACCACGAGGAGATGGGACAGATGTTGAAGGAGCCCCTCACGGACGCGGGCTATCGCGTGGACCTCTCCACGGGCGGCGCGGACGCCATCGCCCAGCTCAAGGCCCGCGTCTACGACGTCGTGCTGTGCGACCTGCGCATGGAGGAGGTGGACGGGCTGGACGTGCTCGCGGCGGCGCGGCGGCACGACCCGGAGCTGCCGGTGCTGCTGATGACCGCCTTCGGCGCGGTGGAGAGCGCGGTGGAGGCGATGAAGCGGGGCGCCTGGCACTACCTCACCAAGCCCTTCCGCCTGGACGAGGTGCTGCTCCACGTCGGGCGGGCGCTGGAGGCCCGGCGCCTGAAGACCGAGCACCGCGACCTCAAGCGGCAGGTGGCCCAGCGCAACGGCCTGGGGGCGCTGCTGGGCCACAGCGTGCCCATGCGGACGCTCTACGAGCTCATCGACCGCGTGGCCGCCTCGGAAGCGCCGGTGCTCATCCGGGGGGAGAGCGGCAGCGGCAAGGAGCTGGTCGCCAGGGCGCTGCACTCGGAGGGGCCCCGGAGCCCCGCGCCCTTCGTGGCGGTCAACTGCACCGCCCTGCCCCACGCCCTCCTGGAGAGCGAGCTGTTCGGCCACATCAAGGGCGCCTTCAGCGGCGCCACCACCACGCGCCGAGGCCTCTTCCTGGAGGCGGACGGCGGCACGCTCTTCCTCGACGAAATCGGGGACATGCCCCCGGAGCTCCAGGCGAAGCTGCTGCGCGTCCTCCAGGACGGCGAGGTGCGGGCCGTGGGCGCGGACGGCTCGCGCCGGGTGGACGTGCGCATCCTGGCCGCCACGCATCAGGACCTGGACGCGCGGGTGAAGGAAGGCCGCTTCCGGGCGGACCTCTTCTACCGGCTCAACGTCGTGTCCCTCCGCGTCCCGCCGCTGCGTGAGCGCACGGAGGACATCCCCAAGCTCGCCGAGCACTTCGTGGCGCAGGCGCGGGCGCGCAATCCGCGCTCCCCCGTCACCACCCTGGCCCCCGAGGTGGTGGCCACGCTCGCGCGCATGCCCTGGCCCGGCAACGTGCGCGAGCTGGAGAACCTGGTGGAGCGCCTGGTGGTCCTGGGCGCGCAGCCCACCGTGGACCTGGCCCAGCTGAAGCTGCACACCACGGACGCGGCGCCGGAGGCCCACCCGCTGGCCGCGGCCCATGGACAGGTGGTGCCACTGAGGCAGCTGGAGGGTGAATACATCGCGTGGGTGGTCGCCCGCTGTGGAGGCAACAAGACGCGGGCGGCGGAGCTGCTGGGGATTGATGTCTCCACCATCCACCGCAGGGAGCGCACCGACAGCGGCGTTTCGCAACGCTAG
- a CDS encoding sensor histidine kinase encodes MHRLLAPLLLLLFALASVAGGAVWFIQRDRQALVEQFGRDRQAQLEEAASGVARSLEDLGDNLRFASELLAQPGSTGDHLNELRALLESVGQYRAIAVLGPDGEERLFLVDHKSRHLPRDAVHPPALADTARQALAAPVGHVIPSHPIEGAASSGWMRVFATRIDSDAPGGGGAVAILVDTEPLFAPLRMVTVDGNARLLLLGAHGTPAPMSDPALASWHGRLGDSAGTLVPGLRALVARMRAGASGTLRLNEAEAQRLGLGQADAVATFRPLRMRGEASWSVATLSSTNALRSHERTLVLRLSLAALLVAVFLVAFGTYVVLANRRAVALRESLRHAARFAHLHEKTQKILDHIPTGILALNHEGRISAVNQALRARLPDSAVGSTLPEAFPTAPSAAVQRLGALVLSARDKGAVRSLHGEPLSLFNEKDQFNVHAVPLEHGDGEASTLLVLEDLSNVRMLEDQLLRAEKLATVGVLAAGVAHEIGTPLGIIRGHAEYMLQKVGGVEHPQGRGLSAIVTQIDRVSRIIRQLLDLSRLQPARAGVVPLAPVVRGLQELLDVEAERRRVHFEWDVPERLPCLAADADQLQQVLLNLALNACDACTAGGHVRLSARACAAADAGAVEQVEIRVQDDGRGIAPEHLHQVFDPFFTTKKRGQGTGLGLSVVAQVVRNHGGQVGVDSEPGRGTVVTLRWPVAAAPGWEERHAV; translated from the coding sequence ATGCACCGGCTCCTCGCTCCCCTCCTGCTCCTGCTCTTCGCCCTGGCCAGCGTGGCGGGCGGAGCCGTGTGGTTCATCCAGCGCGACCGGCAGGCGCTGGTGGAACAGTTCGGGAGGGACCGGCAGGCCCAGCTGGAGGAAGCCGCCAGCGGCGTCGCCCGTTCGCTCGAGGACCTGGGGGACAACCTGCGCTTCGCGAGCGAGCTGCTCGCCCAGCCCGGCTCCACTGGAGATCACCTCAACGAGCTGCGGGCGCTCCTGGAGTCCGTGGGCCAGTACCGCGCCATCGCCGTGCTGGGCCCGGACGGCGAGGAGCGGCTCTTCCTGGTGGACCACAAGTCGCGCCACCTGCCCAGGGACGCCGTCCATCCCCCGGCGCTCGCGGACACCGCGCGTCAGGCGCTCGCGGCCCCGGTGGGGCACGTCATCCCCTCGCACCCCATCGAAGGTGCCGCGTCGTCCGGGTGGATGCGCGTCTTCGCGACCCGCATCGACTCCGACGCGCCCGGGGGCGGAGGCGCCGTCGCCATCCTCGTGGACACCGAGCCCCTCTTCGCGCCGCTGCGCATGGTGACGGTGGACGGGAACGCGCGGCTGCTCCTGCTGGGCGCGCACGGCACGCCCGCGCCCATGAGCGACCCGGCCCTGGCGTCCTGGCACGGACGGCTGGGTGACTCCGCGGGCACGCTCGTGCCGGGGCTGCGCGCGCTGGTGGCGCGGATGCGCGCGGGCGCGTCCGGGACGCTGCGGCTCAACGAAGCGGAGGCGCAGCGCCTGGGCCTGGGGCAGGCGGACGCAGTGGCCACGTTCCGCCCCCTGCGCATGCGCGGCGAGGCGTCCTGGTCCGTGGCGACGCTCTCCTCCACGAACGCCCTGCGCTCCCACGAGCGCACCCTGGTGCTGCGCCTGTCGCTGGCGGCGCTGCTCGTCGCGGTGTTCCTGGTCGCGTTCGGGACCTACGTGGTGCTCGCCAACCGCCGGGCCGTGGCGCTCCGGGAGAGCCTGCGCCACGCGGCGAGGTTCGCGCACCTGCACGAGAAGACGCAGAAGATCCTCGACCACATCCCCACGGGCATCCTGGCCCTCAACCACGAAGGCCGCATCAGCGCCGTGAACCAGGCCCTCCGGGCACGCCTGCCCGACAGCGCCGTGGGCAGCACCCTCCCGGAGGCCTTCCCCACGGCGCCCTCGGCGGCGGTGCAGCGGCTGGGGGCGCTGGTGCTGTCCGCGCGGGACAAGGGCGCCGTGCGCAGCCTGCACGGCGAACCGCTCAGCCTCTTCAACGAGAAGGACCAGTTCAACGTCCACGCCGTCCCGCTGGAGCACGGCGACGGCGAGGCCAGCACGCTGCTGGTGCTGGAGGACCTGAGCAACGTGCGCATGCTGGAGGACCAGCTGCTGCGCGCGGAGAAGCTGGCCACGGTGGGCGTGCTCGCCGCGGGCGTGGCGCATGAGATTGGCACGCCACTGGGCATCATCCGGGGGCACGCCGAGTACATGCTCCAGAAGGTGGGCGGCGTGGAGCACCCGCAGGGCCGGGGCCTCAGCGCCATCGTCACGCAGATCGACCGGGTGAGCCGCATCATCCGGCAGCTCCTGGACCTCTCGCGCCTGCAGCCCGCGCGGGCCGGCGTCGTCCCGCTCGCGCCCGTCGTCCGGGGCCTCCAGGAGCTGCTCGACGTGGAGGCCGAGCGCCGGCGCGTCCACTTCGAGTGGGACGTGCCCGAGCGGCTCCCGTGCCTCGCGGCGGACGCGGATCAACTCCAGCAGGTGCTGCTCAACCTGGCCCTCAACGCCTGTGACGCCTGCACCGCCGGAGGCCACGTGCGGCTGAGCGCCAGGGCGTGCGCGGCGGCGGACGCCGGGGCGGTGGAGCAGGTGGAGATCCGCGTGCAGGACGACGGCCGGGGCATCGCGCCGGAGCACCTGCACCAGGTGTTCGACCCCTTCTTCACCACCAAGAAGCGGGGCCAGGGCACGGGCCTGGGGTTGAGCGTGGTGGCCCAGGTCGTCCGCAACCATGGGGGCCAGGTGGGGGTCGACAGCGAGCCCGGCCGGGGCACCGTCGTCACGCTGCGGTGGCCGGTGGCCGCCGCGCCTGGCTGGGAGGAACGTCATGCCGTCTAG
- a CDS encoding glutathione peroxidase codes for MSQNLFDIPLKGIDGAPRTLGQHKGKVLLVVNVASKCGLTPQYEGLQKLYASKQAQGLEVLGFPANDFLGQEPGSEAEIQQFCTLKYDVTFPMYSKISVVGQDKHPLYHALTGAIPEATGEGPMRANLKGYGITANPPPEVQWNFEKFLIGRDGRVAGRFAPDVAAEDPRLVQAIDAELAKPA; via the coding sequence ATGAGCCAGAACCTCTTCGACATCCCCCTCAAAGGCATCGACGGCGCCCCCCGGACGCTCGGTCAGCACAAGGGCAAGGTCCTGCTGGTGGTGAACGTCGCGTCCAAGTGCGGCCTGACGCCCCAGTACGAAGGCCTGCAGAAGCTCTACGCGAGCAAGCAGGCGCAGGGCCTGGAGGTGCTGGGCTTCCCCGCGAACGACTTCCTGGGGCAGGAGCCGGGCAGCGAGGCGGAGATCCAGCAGTTCTGCACGCTGAAGTACGACGTGACCTTCCCGATGTACTCGAAGATCTCCGTGGTGGGGCAGGACAAGCACCCGCTCTACCACGCGCTCACGGGCGCCATCCCGGAGGCCACGGGCGAGGGGCCCATGCGCGCGAACCTCAAGGGCTACGGCATCACGGCCAACCCTCCGCCGGAGGTGCAGTGGAACTTCGAGAAGTTCCTCATCGGCCGGGATGGCCGCGTCGCGGGCCGCTTCGCTCCGGACGTGGCGGCGGAGGATCCGCGGCTCGTGCAGGCCATTGACGCGGAGCTGGCGAAGCCGGCCTGA
- a CDS encoding MBL fold metallo-hydrolase: protein MIFRQLFDSESSTYTYLIGDEATRQAALIDPVLEQVERDLRLVAELGLVLTHVFDTHVHADHVTASGVLRERTRCKVVAGAGGAECADLHVRHGDTVYVGQCVFQVLATPGHTDDSVSYLLGDRVFTGDALMVRGNGRTDFQNGSAGQLYDTITGVLFQLPDATLVYPGHDYHGNTATSIGEEKRHNPRLAGKSREEFIQVMNALNLPRPRKIDLAVPANRACGRTEPPVPGA, encoded by the coding sequence ATGATCTTCCGCCAGCTCTTCGACTCCGAGTCCTCGACCTACACCTACCTCATCGGGGATGAGGCCACGCGTCAGGCCGCCCTCATCGACCCGGTGCTGGAGCAGGTGGAGCGCGACCTGCGGCTGGTGGCCGAGCTGGGACTGGTCCTCACCCACGTCTTCGACACCCACGTGCACGCGGACCACGTCACCGCGTCCGGCGTGCTTCGGGAGCGCACGCGGTGCAAGGTGGTGGCCGGAGCGGGAGGGGCCGAGTGCGCTGACCTCCACGTGCGGCATGGAGACACGGTGTACGTCGGCCAGTGCGTCTTCCAGGTGCTCGCCACGCCGGGCCACACGGACGACAGCGTGAGCTACCTGCTGGGCGACCGCGTCTTCACCGGGGACGCCCTGATGGTGCGGGGCAACGGCCGCACCGACTTCCAGAACGGCAGCGCCGGCCAGCTCTACGACACCATCACCGGCGTCCTCTTCCAGCTCCCGGACGCGACGCTCGTCTATCCCGGGCACGACTACCACGGGAACACGGCGACGAGCATCGGCGAGGAGAAGCGCCACAACCCGCGGCTCGCGGGCAAGAGCCGCGAGGAGTTCATCCAGGTGATGAACGCCCTCAACCTGCCCCGCCCCAGGAAGATCGACCTCGCCGTCCCGGCCAACCGCGCCTGTGGACGGACGGAGCCCCCGGTGCCGGGGGCCTGA
- a CDS encoding NAD(P)/FAD-dependent oxidoreductase, with amino-acid sequence MSAPTQHHRVLIIGGGTAGLTVAARLRRKGVRGVAVLEPSAHHYYQPLWTLVGGGAADIASSVRPQADYIPAGTQWVQDRAEEVDPVLRQVRTRGGECLAYDFLVVAPGIQLDWDRVRGLREALETPFVSSNYDFRLAPKTWEMVRAFQGGTALFTHPATPVKCAGAPQKIMYLVADHLRRSGLAGKSRVVFGSGARSLFAVQPFARVLEGVVARYGIETHFGHDLVEVRAATREAVFAVTRDGRREEVTVGYDLLHVTPPQSAPDFIKRSALAHQDGPNAGWVKAHKHTLQHPEHPNVFAIGDASDLPTSRTGAAVRAEAPVLVENLVAVMEGREPTARYDGYASCPLVTGYGRMLLAEFDYEGKPAPSLPFINTLVERRDLWLLKKYGLPRLYWDGMLRGRA; translated from the coding sequence ATGTCCGCTCCCACGCAGCACCACCGCGTGCTGATCATCGGCGGCGGCACCGCGGGCCTCACGGTCGCGGCACGGCTGCGGCGCAAGGGCGTACGGGGTGTCGCCGTCCTTGAGCCTTCCGCGCATCACTACTACCAGCCGCTGTGGACGCTGGTGGGCGGAGGCGCCGCGGACATCGCGAGCTCCGTGCGGCCCCAGGCGGACTACATCCCGGCGGGGACGCAGTGGGTGCAGGACCGGGCGGAGGAGGTGGACCCCGTCCTGCGGCAGGTGCGCACGCGAGGGGGTGAGTGCCTGGCCTATGACTTCCTCGTGGTCGCTCCCGGCATCCAGCTGGACTGGGACCGGGTGCGCGGCCTGCGCGAGGCGCTGGAGACGCCCTTCGTGTCCAGTAACTACGACTTCCGGCTGGCGCCGAAGACGTGGGAGATGGTGCGGGCGTTCCAGGGCGGCACGGCCCTCTTCACGCACCCGGCCACGCCCGTGAAGTGCGCGGGGGCGCCGCAGAAGATCATGTACCTGGTGGCGGACCACCTGCGCCGCAGCGGGCTCGCCGGGAAGTCTCGCGTCGTCTTCGGCTCGGGGGCCCGGAGCCTCTTCGCGGTGCAGCCCTTCGCGCGGGTGCTGGAGGGCGTCGTGGCCCGCTACGGCATCGAGACGCACTTCGGTCACGATCTGGTCGAGGTGCGCGCGGCCACCCGCGAGGCCGTCTTCGCGGTGACGCGGGACGGGCGCAGGGAGGAGGTGACGGTGGGGTATGACCTGCTGCACGTCACGCCCCCGCAGAGCGCGCCGGACTTCATCAAACGCAGCGCGCTCGCGCACCAGGACGGCCCGAACGCGGGTTGGGTCAAGGCGCACAAGCACACGCTCCAGCACCCGGAGCACCCGAACGTGTTCGCCATCGGAGACGCGAGCGACCTGCCCACGTCCCGCACCGGCGCCGCCGTCCGGGCGGAGGCTCCAGTCCTGGTGGAGAACCTGGTCGCCGTGATGGAGGGGCGGGAGCCCACGGCCCGGTATGACGGCTATGCGTCCTGTCCGCTGGTGACGGGCTACGGGCGGATGCTGCTCGCGGAGTTCGACTACGAGGGCAAGCCCGCGCCGAGCCTTCCGTTCATCAACACACTGGTGGAGCGCCGCGACCTGTGGCTGCTCAAGAAGTACGGGCTGCCGCGCCTGTACTGGGACGGGATGCTGCGGGGGCGCGCCTGA
- a CDS encoding carbonic anhydrase, which produces MTPYDKIFENNKLWAEEQLRADPDYFTKLSVSQQPDFLYIGCSDSRVPANQIMGLPPGDVFVHRNVANLVNNVDLNVMSVINYAVRHLDVKHIIVCGHYGCGGVRAAMQPKDLGILNPWLRNIRDVYRFHKQELDGIADETKRYERLVELNVLEQSINIIKTAAVQKSYVTRGFPIVHSWVFDLHNGILQDLKLDFVQTLHNIQEVYDLTKE; this is translated from the coding sequence GTGACTCCCTACGACAAGATCTTCGAGAACAACAAGCTCTGGGCGGAGGAGCAGCTCCGCGCGGATCCGGACTACTTCACCAAGCTGTCGGTGTCGCAGCAGCCGGACTTCCTCTACATCGGGTGCTCGGACAGCCGGGTCCCCGCCAACCAGATCATGGGGCTGCCGCCCGGTGACGTGTTCGTGCACCGCAACGTCGCCAACCTGGTGAACAACGTCGACCTCAACGTGATGTCGGTCATCAACTACGCCGTCCGGCATCTGGACGTGAAGCACATCATCGTCTGCGGCCACTACGGCTGCGGCGGCGTGCGCGCGGCGATGCAGCCCAAGGACCTGGGCATCCTCAACCCCTGGCTGCGCAACATCCGCGACGTGTACCGCTTCCACAAGCAGGAGCTGGACGGCATCGCGGACGAGACGAAGCGCTACGAGCGGCTGGTGGAGCTCAACGTCCTGGAGCAGAGCATCAACATCATCAAGACGGCCGCCGTGCAGAAGTCCTACGTGACGCGCGGCTTCCCCATCGTGCACTCGTGGGTGTTCGACCTGCACAACGGCATCCTCCAGGACCTGAAGCTGGACTTCGTCCAGACGCTCCACAACATCCAGGAGGTCTACGACCTCACCAAGGAGTGA
- a CDS encoding sigma 54-interacting transcriptional regulator → MRFFLTLPDGRSFALEKPVVSVGSEPACDVVLSAPGVKGSHALLFRDARGWTVSAASPDCDVRVRGKRVELSPLEPGASFTLGKASLTLTASEPEVASVPSVAPSRLLGVLTDFASRLLVQRPASELLEAALRGIADVTSADVGFLVSVEGDRRQVLGATGSVPASVVVDSLVDQVVGSGAPVLVPDVAAEAALAGAPSVLALRLTSALVLPLRAASAPLCAVYLGRRLGSPPFSPRELEEAMALSSLAALLLATSRELTDLRAQVDSLTQRIAAATFEGLIGESPAMRNLYRQVERLGPTSLHVLIQGETGTGKEEVARALHRRSGRRGRLVAINCAALPESLIERELFGHARGAFSGATSDRAGLVEASDGGTLFLDEIGDMPLTLQSRLLRVVQEHEVTRLGEHRPRKVDMRVIAATHQPLKTLVARGAFREDLLFRLDEVRLEVPPLRERGEDVLLIAHHVLKQQGARARGFTQKAAEALRGHPFPGNVRELVSRVRRAAILASGELIGVEDLDLAADTAPLVPLDEARDAFVLRYVREALARSGGSKKEAARALGIGLRSVFRYLGEED, encoded by the coding sequence ATGCGCTTCTTCCTGACCCTTCCGGACGGGCGTTCCTTCGCGCTGGAGAAGCCGGTGGTGTCCGTGGGCTCCGAGCCCGCGTGCGACGTCGTCCTCTCCGCGCCCGGGGTGAAGGGCAGCCATGCCTTGCTGTTCCGGGACGCGCGGGGGTGGACGGTGTCCGCCGCCAGTCCAGACTGCGACGTCCGGGTGCGTGGCAAGCGGGTGGAGCTGTCGCCGCTGGAGCCGGGGGCCTCCTTCACCCTGGGCAAGGCCTCGCTCACGCTGACGGCTTCCGAGCCCGAGGTCGCGTCGGTGCCTTCCGTGGCGCCCTCCCGCCTGCTGGGCGTGCTGACGGACTTCGCTTCGCGGCTGCTCGTGCAGCGTCCCGCGTCGGAGCTGCTGGAGGCCGCGCTGCGGGGCATCGCGGACGTCACCTCCGCGGACGTGGGCTTCCTCGTGTCGGTGGAGGGCGACCGGCGGCAGGTGCTGGGGGCCACCGGCTCCGTGCCGGCGTCGGTGGTGGTGGACAGCCTGGTGGATCAGGTCGTGGGCTCCGGGGCTCCGGTGCTGGTGCCGGACGTCGCTGCGGAGGCGGCGCTCGCGGGCGCTCCCAGTGTCCTGGCCCTTCGGTTGACCTCCGCGCTCGTGCTGCCACTTCGCGCGGCCTCCGCGCCCCTGTGCGCCGTGTACCTGGGACGGCGCCTGGGCAGTCCTCCGTTCTCTCCGCGTGAGCTGGAGGAGGCCATGGCGCTCTCCTCGCTCGCGGCGCTGCTGCTGGCGACGTCGCGAGAACTGACCGACCTGCGCGCCCAGGTGGACAGCCTCACGCAGCGCATCGCCGCGGCCACGTTCGAAGGGCTCATCGGTGAGTCGCCCGCGATGCGCAACCTCTACCGGCAGGTGGAGCGTCTGGGCCCCACGTCCCTGCACGTGCTCATCCAGGGGGAGACGGGCACGGGCAAGGAGGAGGTGGCCCGCGCCCTCCACCGGCGGAGCGGCCGGCGCGGACGGCTGGTGGCCATCAACTGCGCGGCGCTCCCGGAGTCGCTCATCGAGCGCGAGCTGTTCGGCCACGCTCGCGGGGCGTTCTCCGGCGCGACCTCCGACCGCGCGGGGCTGGTGGAGGCGTCGGACGGGGGCACGCTCTTCCTGGATGAGATTGGGGACATGCCGCTGACGCTCCAGTCGCGCCTGCTGCGCGTCGTCCAGGAGCACGAGGTGACGCGGCTGGGAGAGCACCGTCCCCGCAAGGTCGACATGCGCGTCATCGCCGCCACGCACCAGCCGTTGAAGACGCTCGTCGCCCGGGGCGCCTTCCGCGAGGACCTCCTCTTCCGCCTGGACGAGGTGCGCCTGGAGGTGCCCCCGCTGCGGGAGCGCGGAGAGGACGTGCTGCTCATCGCGCACCACGTGCTGAAGCAGCAGGGGGCTCGCGCTCGGGGCTTCACGCAGAAGGCGGCGGAGGCCCTGCGCGGTCATCCCTTCCCGGGCAACGTCCGCGAGCTCGTGTCCCGGGTGCGGCGCGCGGCCATCCTCGCTTCCGGGGAGCTCATCGGCGTCGAGGACCTGGACCTGGCCGCGGACACGGCGCCGCTGGTGCCCCTGGACGAAGCGCGCGATGCCTTCGTGCTGCGCTACGTGCGCGAGGCCCTGGCCCGCAGCGGCGGCAGCAAGAAGGAGGCGGCCCGGGCCCTGGGCATCGGCCTGCGCTCCGTGTTCCGCTACCTGGGCGAAGAGGACTGA
- a CDS encoding latent transforming growth factor beta-binding protein, whose amino-acid sequence MRCPFPFLLVLGVLLVGPGCPLDIQVREAPDAGCAEESCVLACSMDRECPEGQRCNDFYDECEPGPRLTEPCSDNIACSGIASCKDGRCARRCSVQDCPPGYQCSPRPESLCVETCEGLTPGNLGRFCESSLECTRCGLCTDSGSGKKCHQPCRSDAECPDSRPGACVLIPGSTLRVCQQ is encoded by the coding sequence ATGCGCTGCCCGTTCCCGTTCCTCCTCGTGCTCGGGGTCCTGCTGGTGGGCCCGGGGTGCCCGCTCGACATCCAGGTGCGTGAGGCGCCGGACGCGGGCTGCGCCGAGGAGTCGTGCGTGCTCGCCTGCTCCATGGACCGGGAGTGTCCGGAGGGACAGCGCTGCAATGACTTCTACGATGAGTGCGAGCCCGGCCCGCGCCTCACCGAGCCCTGTTCGGACAACATCGCCTGCTCCGGAATCGCGAGCTGCAAGGACGGGCGCTGCGCGCGGCGCTGCTCCGTGCAGGACTGTCCCCCGGGCTACCAGTGCTCGCCGAGACCGGAGTCCCTGTGCGTCGAGACCTGTGAGGGCCTGACCCCCGGGAACCTGGGGAGGTTCTGCGAGTCCTCGCTGGAGTGCACCCGCTGCGGCCTCTGCACCGACTCCGGAAGTGGGAAGAAGTGCCACCAACCCTGCCGGTCGGATGCGGAGTGCCCCGATTCCCGGCCCGGGGCGTGTGTGCTGATCCCCGGCTCCACCCTTCGCGTGTGCCAGCAGTGA